The segment CCCGTTTCCGCAGCCGTGATGGCCGTCTGGATGGTTTCTAGGTCTCGTAATTCTCCAACTAAAATGATATCCGGATCCTGCCTCAAGGAAGCACGGAGTCCTGTTGCAAATGTCTTCGTGTCAAAGCCGACCTCACGCTGATCGATCATGCACTGATTATGGCGGTGCAAATACTCAATCGGATCCTCTAGTGTGATGATATGTTTTTTCTGAGATCTATTAATAAAATCAATCATGGATGCAAGGGTCGTGGATTTCCCGCTTCCAGTTGGTCCTGTCACTAGAATAAGTCCCTGCGGTTTGTCCATGAGTGTTTGTAAAATCGAAGGCAGTTGCAGCTCTTCCAGTGATGGGATCCTTGTTGGGATAATCCGTATCGCTATCGCAACAGAGTTTCGCTGTCTGTAGGCATTAACTCGGAAGCGTGAAATTCCAGGAACACTATAGGAAAAGTCCAATTCCCCTTTTTCCTTAAAGCGTTCCCACATGAAATCCGGAATCATCTGTTTAGCAAGTGTTTCAGTGTCTTCAGGTGTTAGAATTTCTTGTCCGTATCGCTTCAGATCGCCATTGATTCGAAATACAGGTGCGACCCCAACAGAAAGATGGATGTCGGAAGCCTTGTATTCGTATGCGGCATGAAGCCAATCATTCATTTTTTCAATCATTGCTCATCACCTACTCTGACAAGGCGACACGCAAGATTTCCTCGGTCGTCGTCAACCCTTGCTTTACTTTTTCCAAGCCGTCATCGATAAGGAAAACGGTATCCTGCTCATATGCCAGTTCCCGAATGGTGGATACGGACTCATTATTCATGATCATTTTTTTCATTTTATCGTTAATGACCAAA is part of the Sutcliffiella sp. FSL R7-0096 genome and harbors:
- a CDS encoding type IV pilus twitching motility protein PilT, with product MIEKMNDWLHAAYEYKASDIHLSVGVAPVFRINGDLKRYGQEILTPEDTETLAKQMIPDFMWERFKEKGELDFSYSVPGISRFRVNAYRQRNSVAIAIRIIPTRIPSLEELQLPSILQTLMDKPQGLILVTGPTGSGKSTTLASMIDFINRSQKKHIITLEDPIEYLHRHNQCMIDQREVGFDTKTFATGLRASLRQDPDIILVGELRDLETIQTAITAAETGHLVLGTLHTTSAPSTIDRIIDVFPGPQQAQIRIQLASVLVSIVSQRLFPTIDRQGRKVATEILVNTPAVANLIRNEKIHQIQNVMQTSKALGMHTLEMSIKQLIQQGHISRITAESFLQETIQHA